A region from the Brassica napus cultivar Da-Ae chromosome C8, Da-Ae, whole genome shotgun sequence genome encodes:
- the LOC106419755 gene encoding ras-related protein RABG3e: MPSRRRTLLKVIILGDSGVGKTSLMNQYVNKKFSNQYKATIGADFLTKEVHYEDRIFTLQIWDTAGQERFQSLGVAFYRGADCCVLVYDVNSAKSFEDLNNWREEFLIQASPSDPENFPFVVIGNKIDVDGGNSRVVSEKKARAWCASKGNIPYYETSAKEGTNVEDAFMCITKNAMKSGEEEEMYMPDTIDVGTSNPQRSTGCEC; this comes from the exons ATGCCTTCCCGTAGAAGAACTCTCCTCAAAGTCATCATCCTCGGCGATAGCGG GGTGGGGAAGACCTCTTTGATGAATCA ATATGTTAACAAGAAGTTTAGCAACCAGTACAAGGCCACCATTGGTGCCGATTTCTTGACTAAGGAAGTACACTATGAAGACCGCATCTTCACTTTGCAG ATATGGGACACGGCTGGTCAAGAAAGGTTCCAGAGCCTTGGTGTAGCTTTTTATCGCGGTGCTGATTGCTGTGTACTTGTCTATGATGTCAACTCCGCCAAATCATTTGAGGATCTCAACAACTGGAGGGAAGAGTTTCTGATCCAG GCGAGTCCATCTGATCCAGAGAACTTTCCCTTTGTTGTCATCGGTAACAAAATCGATGTGGATGGTGGAAACAGCCGTGTGGTTTCAGAGAAGAAGGCTCGAGCTTGGTGTGCTTCAAAAGGAAACATCCCTTACTATGAAACTTCTGCCAAAGAAGGCACCAATGTTGAAGACGCATTCATGTGTATTACCAAGAATGCAATGAAGAgtggagaagaggaagaaat GTACATGCCCGACACAATTGATGTCGGAACCAGCAATCCACAGAGGTCAACAGGATGTGAATGCTAA